A genomic window from Bicyclus anynana chromosome 11, ilBicAnyn1.1, whole genome shotgun sequence includes:
- the LOC112051514 gene encoding pupal cuticle protein 20-like isoform X1 — MMSKLIILVSMTVAVTFGARLDHLVQGYSGGNAAPFRFENVNNGDGSYRFSYDTPTGISAHESGAPRAAGPEGPAVTAEGGFSYRAPDGQQISLTYTADENGFHPQGSHIPTPPPIPEAILRSLEYNRQHPSNEGSYNGQRNYY; from the exons ATGATGTCGAAACTG ATCATCCTCGTGTCGATGACTGTGGCGGTGACATTTGGTGCGAGGCTCGACCACTTAGTGCAGGGTTACAGTGGAGGCAACGCCGCGCCTTTCCGCTTCGAGAATGTGAATAACGGGGATGGGAGTTACCGCTTCAG TTACGATACACCGACGGGTATATCAGCGCACGAGAGCGGCGCACCCCGAGCTGCCGGCCCCGAGGGTCCAGCAGTGACGGCGGAGGGGGGCTTCTCCTACCGCGCGCCCGACGGCCAGCAGATCTCCCTCACCTACACCGCTGACGAGAACGGCTTCCACCCGCAAGGCTCGCACATCCCCACTCCCCCGCCCATCCCAGAGGCCATCCTCCGCTCTCTGGAGTACAACAGACAACATCCATC GAACGAAGGCTCTTACAACGGTCAACGTAACTACTACTAG
- the LOC112051514 gene encoding pupal cuticle protein 20-like isoform X2 — MIILVSMTVAVTFGARLDHLVQGYSGGNAAPFRFENVNNGDGSYRFSYDTPTGISAHESGAPRAAGPEGPAVTAEGGFSYRAPDGQQISLTYTADENGFHPQGSHIPTPPPIPEAILRSLEYNRQHPSNEGSYNGQRNYY, encoded by the exons ATCATCCTCGTGTCGATGACTGTGGCGGTGACATTTGGTGCGAGGCTCGACCACTTAGTGCAGGGTTACAGTGGAGGCAACGCCGCGCCTTTCCGCTTCGAGAATGTGAATAACGGGGATGGGAGTTACCGCTTCAG TTACGATACACCGACGGGTATATCAGCGCACGAGAGCGGCGCACCCCGAGCTGCCGGCCCCGAGGGTCCAGCAGTGACGGCGGAGGGGGGCTTCTCCTACCGCGCGCCCGACGGCCAGCAGATCTCCCTCACCTACACCGCTGACGAGAACGGCTTCCACCCGCAAGGCTCGCACATCCCCACTCCCCCGCCCATCCCAGAGGCCATCCTCCGCTCTCTGGAGTACAACAGACAACATCCATC GAACGAAGGCTCTTACAACGGTCAACGTAACTACTACTAG